DNA from Hippoglossus hippoglossus isolate fHipHip1 chromosome 1, fHipHip1.pri, whole genome shotgun sequence:
gtaaacattttttataacataaaacattttgccGTGAGAAATGATTCAATCGCCCAACTCAAGGTATAGCCATTATTCTCTTGACagatcatttgtttgtctttatgttgTACAAATTATACAgtttaaagatatttatgtttgtatataatattttgtttgtatgacatatgatgatgatgtctatttctaaaataacattttaccAACAACGATTTTTGTTTACGAATTTTGCTGGAAATGTATCTTCTGGACAGTATTTTGCAATCCCAGTCAGATTCAATCCAGATGAAGCACAAAACCAAAAGTTCCCTAGATCACTTCATGAAATTcaagtttctgtttctgttctggtTTCCGCTCTCACTCAGAGTTTGTGTTGAGGAACAGTTCCTACAGGGTTGCCACAGTTTGCCTCGGGCTCCTCTGTGTTCTCATGCTGGCCGGTATCATAGGTCAGAGCATCCACTGTAAGTCcacgtctttgtgtgtgtttaaaaagttGCCAAAATGTGTTGGTGAATCTATTGATTGACAACATACAATCTCTCCTCTCTGGCAGATCAAAAAGTTGAAAAAGAACATCAAGACAATGTAAAAGTCatggacaaagagaaagagaaccTGCAGGACAGCCTGAAGTcagtgcaggaggagaaacaagatATTGAAGCCAAACGGATTCAGTTACAGAAAGATAACAATGTTTTATCTCAAAAGAGAGACCAAATAGAGACAAATAACAATTTGCTGAgcgaagaaacaaacaaactaaagcTCAGCCAAAGCCAGTTAGAGACCACTAACAGTGCtttgaacaaaaacattgaACAGCTGAGAGCCAGTAAAAGCCGGTTGGATACCAATTACAATGTCTTGTCTGCAGCCAAAGATCTGTTACAAAAACAATATGACACAGTGGTCAAACGTAAAGATGAGTTACAGGGCAGTCATGACTCGGTGAGCAGGGAGAGGGACAATTTACATAACAAATTCAATAATGTCACCAGATCTAAAGAGAAACTGCAGATGAGTTACAATGACTTGATTAAAGACATAGAACATTTACAGGAGAGATACAACGCATCTACCGGTGAAAAGGACACGCTAGCAAACAGTCACCAAAACCTAACGACAGAAAGAGACACTCTTCAGGAAACTTTCAACTCACTTAAAAAAGCAACAGACATATTGCGGGATAATTACGCGACGTTGGCTCGGGAAACAAAAGCgcttgaaagcagctttaataaagtgactgcagagagagaactgctGATGGTGAAAATCAGCAACctgactgcagagagagatTATCTCCAGGGCCTAGTTGACAAAATGAACAAGACAATGCAAGGTACGTAGAAAGAACTGACCAAAAATCCTATATGTTAAAGTTTCATCTCAGCGCTTGTACACTTTTGTTTCACTGCTTGATTATTGTTGAATCATTATCGTACATGTACAGATAAGAAGTGTATCAATGGCTGGCAGAAGTTGGAGTGCAGCTGCTACTACACTTCTAATGGCAAGAGAAGCTGGCAGAAAAGCAGAGAATACTGTCAAAGCAAAGAAGCAGACCTGGCAATCATCACAAGCCAAAATGAAATGGTGCGTTTTTCCATGAGGATCATCGATCAACAAATCAAAATTCATTTGTAttgtccatattcacaaatctgtTTGCCTCATAGGATTTAACAAGATGTGAAATCATCTgcccttaaaggttcagtgtgtagaatttagtgacatctactggtgaagtttcatgttgcagctgaatacccctcacctcaccctccccttccaaacatgaaagagaacctatGGTAgaattcagttgtcataaaaactcaaaaggtgtttagtttgtccagtttgggctactgtaaataacatggcggcctccatagagaggacctgctccagatgtaaatataaagtaatggAATATAAAATTCTAGGGtaaggaaaacaacaattcatacaatttagatgaaacacactagtaaaacatcactaggattattttacagTCAATTTCTGCCactagatccctttcacctaaatcttacacacttgACAAAGTTAGGAGAGACTACAAAAAACTACCCAATCAACAGGGAAAAAATACACCATAtatctgacagagatgaagggaacaggaatgacaattgtaatgatgGAAGGATTGTCATATTACATTGACAGTAATATATAAGTTGGCATATTGTATgtctaagcaatctagttgttatcataatccatgatgtggATCATCTGCACTGCCATGTGCTAAACTGTCACCATGTTGATTTGAGAGTATTTGACATTGTTACAGCTCAACTAATCAACATGTGAAAGGGTTTGCTCATACGATGAATCCACAAATAGCATAAACATCCACCAGGGTCAAACAGTCcaaccacatttcacacaattGTGTttatcagttcccttaatgtgaATTCTTCATTTGAATACTATAATAATTGAACATTTGAAACTTGACACTATTTTCCACACAAGAGTACAGTATTATCTAAGCTTTATATTTGATAGAAAATAACttgtttacttatttacttccttaatagattttatttgatCAGCTGATAGCAATGGAATAAGAGACAAACTTGGGGCTGCTCTGTATAACTTAATGACTGACATGAGAGTAAAATATTTAAGTCAGTTTTTCTAATATTGGTGCATCTTAATTTGTGGAAAACATAAAGACCTCAATAACTTTTAATTGCACGATGCTTCCCACATAGAACTTCATCAATGGCTTGTTTGGAAATGACAAACAAGTCTGGATTGGATTGACTGATGAAGAAGTAGAGGGCGAGTGGAAATGGGTGGACGGGACACCACTGACCTTAGCGTAAGAAAGTCAACGCACATCTCttaatatacaaaacaaaaagtaggTAATGTTGACTTCTTGTAGCCAATGACAGGGCAGCATTAATTGTTTTTGTGGCTGTCTCTCCTTGTCCTACAGGTTCTGGGCTGCAGGCCAGCCCAACAGCTATAACGGGACGGACCAGGACTGTGGGGAGTTCTTGCACCGTGCGTCAGGGAAAGGCGAATGGAATGACGAGAACTGTAATATAGAACAAAACTGGATCTGTGAAATGTAGTGTTTTTCCTGTATGGGCAGTGCTTTGGTTAATGTTGGCTCCGTGCCTGACACTAATAACTGTAATCTTGATAATCACTCTCAGTTTAGTGTAGAGAGAATAAACATTGGGGACTGCTGTCAGTACATTGTAAATAATGACAATATTAATCACAGTGACAAaatttacatggacaccaatattccaaATATTGAACTTATTCAGAAAAAGACAATCATTTGATTATGGTGTTTAGATGAGTTGCGTTAAGAATATTAATACTACGTCATACATCTGACTTTTACGCAACCTTTTTGAAAATATCCCCATTGCAATATTTGCGCCCATCCACACCCTTCATAATATCCATTCCTCTTAAAATGCATAGCATACTACTTTCTCCCTACTTCTTCATAGTGGCAGCCGTCCTGTGAACAGGACATGCATCTTCAAGCAGCTGGTAACTGTTGAATGTCAATTtcacaaaatgctgtgaagaACTCCTATTCATGTCTACATGATGTGACTAAGGTTGGAATACACTCAATTCGATTGATGCTATGTCCTTTTGTACGACCTtgtaatcagaaaatgctgtttacacgGCATTGTTTGATTTAGACTGCTGTCTTAATCAGGTAAATGTCGGAATATTGACGCATGTAAACAAAGTCAGTGTTTAGAAATCTATATCGTGTGACCATCTTACACAAAGGTACACAGCATTGCTCACAGCCAAATCTTGAAATGGAGTGATGCGCAGTGAGTAATGTATTATTAAGTTGGATATAGCAGAAGACCCAGCTGATAAAAGTGGAGCAGACACAGGTTGACGTAAATTGTTTGGAACAGCTTGTTTAAAGGGTGACTGAGGTTTCCATAGATATCTGTACACACTGTGGAAACTGTTTAATAGTAATGAAGGGTAACAAGTAATTTATATCTGTGATGATTTGATATTTACTAAAATAATTCAATGCATGATGATTGATATATAGTTTACAGTTAACCATTTATAGAAAAATACACTTTCAGATTATGTCAAGTTGATTTGATTGACATACTGCACTTATTGTAATCACTTGACTCTATGACTAATGAATGCATTTCCCATGTGCTGTACTCTTAAAGTGTTAATCTACTGATGTTGGCTATTTTGTACTCAGTTGTTGTTGCTTCTTGTGTGACCACTAGCACAAACTGCACATGTGGATAACACTGATTCTGGGATAACAGCTTTAGTCATAAACATAGACTATACTCTATTACTACTGCATCATTAATATCCATTGAATTGGTGCTTTTACTATTGAGATGTACATGTGAAAAAAAGACTGTGCTGTGCTTACAATTCAATTCCTTCTGTAAAACATTCTGCAttctaaataaacacattttacattttcaagcaTACAATCAACTGATTGCTGActaaataattcattttctagaatttgtcaaataaatcaCTCAGAGTGTATCAGTTTGTAGAAGAACCTTGGAAACTGCACATGAAGCTATTATGTGTAGATATTATACACTAAATCTTTAGACGGTATTAATTATGGCAGTTGTTCTCAAGGAGGAGCGGCTAGGTGGTATAGTGGTCAGTGGTCTAACCTCAGAAGGTTCTCTTCCTGAATCCTGGGTTGACTGGGGTCTTTACATGTTCTACCTGTTTCTGGGAGGGTTTCCTCTGGCTTCCCCCCACAGTAccaagacatgcagattggggtgaGGTAAATTGAAGACTTTAAATTGACGATAGGTGTCAatttgagtgtgaatggttatttgtctATGTATGTCAGCCTTGCGATACACTAGTGACCTGTCCGGGatgaaccccgcctctcgcccaatgtcaggatcaaaataaatgttcagaATCATCTTTAAAACATTGTGCGGGGATGAATAGATAAAGATAATTCTATTACAGGCCTTTCTGGTCATAAATGAACATGCATTCTTTTGCACTACCAATTCACACGTCTCACCAGTGAGGTTGAGGTTTCGGTCCAAGATGCTGGTGCTCTAGattgacatctagtggcagtaAATATATATGCATTTTTAAGGATTGTTATGGTCGGTCATATTACTGAGAAAGCTACTTTGACATTCATTTATCGTCATGGTACCACAGCATCAAAGCTCAACCCACTCTGCTTGATAAGATAAACACCTAAATTGATAAACAGTATACAGTGTTGAAAGAAGAGGAGTCTGATCTCTTTATCACCTAAATCTCCTCCACCATATGACCTGACATAGACATCCCACTCATTCCTCTCCAGACCACCTTCACAGAGCGCCTGGAAGATGGAGTCtatcacacacacgctcacacacacacacacacacacacacacacacacacacacacacacacacacacacgcatgtatgcatgcacgcacacatacaggtactgTCTGTCTATCTAGAATCTTCACTACCCTACCCACTCAAACAGGTAGGTGAAGAGATCTTAGTTTGGCCCACAGCTGTCAGGGAGCAACTCACACTTCTCAAATGAAAGGTGCCATAAAAAGTCTCAGCCTCaaaaatagaaagaagaaagaaaggggaACAAACGAATGGTAGGTTAGACTTCACACtgagaataacacacacatattggcCCATTCATTCTTTTACAACTcagtcatataatttagtttttcaacaCATGATAATGAAGTGCACAGTTCACTTGTTATAATCATATATTTTCTGAAGTCATATTTTCTGTCATCATGGAAACATAAACTCAACCAATTCTATCAAATCTTTAAAACCATCTGCATCAAGATCCTGCCACTACACATGCTTGACCAAACACAAGtcagcagctgtcaatcatgagatTTTTATTGCCTCAGATAACTTCTTAAAAGCAAACTTATCAGAGACATGCAAACCtcaacatacatcagtgtgataagaacacCCGACAATACAGATACATCTTtgtgattaattaatttaatgtgCACTTTGTCCTTTAAGcttggcccgtgtcccatccactaacgtAGAGAAGGTGGGATATATGACCTataccagccaccagggggtgatccagatgatttggcttcagttttggggaGCAGTTATGTTGCCCaacttttatatacagttaatGGCTGATCAGTGGATGAACCTCTCAAAAGACTCTCTCAACTTTGAGCTctacaaacatttattcaccAGGTAATTCTTTCAGGTcagaaatcttttatttttattatgacaTTTTCCCATTTCTCTCTGAGCCCTGAGAATTTTGAATCAATACTTTATACAGTTTATTAGACTGATACTTAATACTAGCCAAACAGTACAGGTTGTCTTTATATGCTGTACACGAGCCACAATTAAAGTAGCCCAGTCCAAAAGCAATTTTCCCAGTTCAAATTGCAACTTTTTTGTTAGTCAATCTTGTTACATGTTAATGGCAAATATTGCAAAACCCCAGATTATGTCCAATAACTGATGGAAAAATCTtgtcagcagctggatgaaCGCTCAAGAGACCCAGGTGTCTGCAGAAGCGTTTTATTGATGCTCGATGCATTgaggagagaaacaacacaagagAAGGCAAAATACCTAAACAAGGAAAAACTGACAACAATTTAAACATGAAtccaaatgttttataatttacaaATATTGCACTTTACAAGTAATCACTCCAACCAACAGAGTCACGGACACAACAACAATGTGAATTTTGGCATTCATAACGTCTGGCTCTTGCTGCACATGTAATGCAAGAGTGTTTACTTAggtacttcagtaaaagtattttcaaaTGGTTGTACAGACTTAATGTAGATCATGATAAAATCAGCTGGATCTTGATAAACTACCTTGCAGACTTGCACTTCAGCTCTGTACCTTTTCCAACACTTTGCAGGCTGAATGTGAGTCTTGTGTCTAAATTCCATGACAAAGATTCAACAGATAAATTATTTTGGCTTCAAGTGTAAAGCTATTTTTCTTACCAGTTACCTGATCAAGaattttctttaaagaaattATTCTATTATAAATGAAAGTTTCTTTTGCAGAGGACCTGCTAATGGATATGGATCAACTTGTCTAAAGTGCTGAACCAATGGTCTAAATGTTGTTATTATATgactaaatgctaacatcaatTAGTAGGATAATGGTTGTTATTGAAAACTGCTAAATGAATTGTTCTCTGTTGTACATAATGAAAGTTTTGCAATGAAAATGCTGCAGGTTGTTAGCTGGACATGCAAATGGTTGCGTTTAGAGCAGAGCAGTTAGAGCAggtaaaatcaaattaaatgcaTTCATTACATTGTAGCTCTTTATGTTTTGATATAGGTTTTGATATATGTAAAGCTAGAAAAAAGATGGAGAATACTGcctctttaaattttaatttaaactcatatagctctgcacacacaacagcagTGAGTCCAAGCTTGACATGTCTGCTGTGGCTAGTTGGAGCTTCAATGAATGATCAGTAGCTATTATTATTCTTTCAGATGGGACTGTGACCAGTTTGCCTACGAGTGGGACCCGTCTTCGAAGGACAGCCGTCTTCACTTTATttcttatctttatttcttatattaGACTTCCTGACCTCAGTTTCACAGGATTTAAGATTTGTCTGTAGGAAAATTTAAACACAACTATTTTGCACGAGAGTATTGAAGACTGTGCAATACTTTGGAAATGGGGCCTCTTACTTTGAAAAAACTGTTGGAATATTCTTTTAGAAATACAGACTCAGACTTAATAATGACGAAAAATATAAAGTGCTCAAATATTGGAATACCTTGGATCTTACATTTTCCCTCAGTGCAATTTGTCATCGTTTGTCTATTCCCACGTGATCTTTcgttcaggtttttttttgtattttcgtAGCCCAAGctgtgatgatgctgatgacaCATCTAATAGATATGGAGCCCCAAAGTGTTCAATATTGGATAAATCTGAATATAatcatgaaataaatgaatttggAATAATATTAACATgatcattgttattattgacAATAACAGGTTAAAATGGGGTTGTTAGCTTATTACTCAGCATCAAAGTAAAGAGACAGTGTCTATGTTATGAATACTTCAGCGCACGGCCTTCTTTAGCGAACAGCATCGTCTGACAATTAGTCCAATCATTCTGGTTCAGAACCAGGCTAACATCTTGCACATGTAGTATACATACTGTTATTACTTGATGTGGTAATTGCATTTTAATTCTCATtttgaaaaaagagaggagtCTGTGACATTTGCATTGAATTTTGTCTGATATGGCTGAACAAAGGTAAAATCTATCAAATGTGAGTTGTGCAGTATTGTACACTGCTGATATTACATATGGATCCATCCTTTTCACTATTTATCCTTTATTCTCTAGCACCTAAAGACTTTGACTGAACTGCCAAACCAGTAATTACTTATGACTGTAGATTTACTGGAGATGGATTCGCTAAACAACTATTTACAAAACTGTTTCTAAAGGAATCTTTGGTTCTCAAAATGAGAAACACATACTAGCACAATAAAACGATAATTCTAAGAAATGAACTGAATTCAAGTTTGGATGTAACCACACTGATTGTTTGGGAAATTGCTGACTTCATTGGCAGTGGAGCCAGATATATAAGAGTTTGTataataaagaaatgtgtttcttaCCTTGACCATGTTTGGTCATTGGGTCTAAACTGACTGCTCAAGTGGCACGAAGCTGGTGTCTTATGTTTGCCAGTGGTGCCCCCTCCTGGTGAGATTGAGTTCCTGTCAGTGAATCCAATCTGTGGTCCTGAGCTGGGTTGCCCAAAAGGACTGGAGAGGCCTAAGAGCTTCCAGCTGAAGTGGAGCTCCTGCGAAGGTGGAAGGTTGCTTGGTCATCAAAGATTTtcataaaattgaaataaataaccTTCAGTTTGGACGACAGTATTTCTTCAGTGTGGCCACAGAGGATGAGTAGGGcaatttaagtaaatggatCACTGCATCTGTTTTCACAGGTAATATGAGACATGCCAAGACATTTCATACTCCTTTCACTGCAGTGTGTTCACATCTTCTATTTCAAACGATTGCTGTCTTGCAGCAGTGCCGCCCCCTCGACACTTAACAAAAGGACATTCAGAGGCCACAGCTCTGTCCCTTAAATGGACCAAAGGAGACAACATGGAGGGAGTTCTACTGTACATCAATTTCTTATCACTGTCAGAAATCCAATGAAAGAATGGTTAGCAATGCACACCAAGGACTGCtacaagatgttttcagacatggagcCAGACACAGAGTACACTATATCTGTGTCTACGGCGCTGAACAGTCTGTGCAGTATGCCGGTCTCTTACTTTTTCATAACAGGCAAGCTAAATATTGAAGAAACATCGCTTTGAATATCAATGTACGGGTactgttcatctttatataaaacatataaaaatgtattttgttaagAGACTTGCAAGAAAGTATGTCGAAGTGAATACATTAGAGAGGCAGAGATATATAATATCAATTAGTACTGAGACAAGTTGAGACatgagccgttttcagatatGACAAGACAGACACTtttgtcagctcttatcaccacacaCTCTCTTGACATATTcctcagtgtcttctacgtgtgtggctccactttttcaccctgagatatttgctttattttcatttttttaattttttttgtcagcCATGTTAGTGGCTCTGAAAGGCAGTTATACATTAAGCTAAATgctacatgctaacatgctggtTGTTGTAAAACCACAGTAAAATAAGTAATATGCAGTAATCATGTAAATATCAAGATGAAGATGCACATTTCTCCTGAGAGGCACAGAAGAGTTTAGGAGAAATGTTCAAACACTTCTTTCTAACCTCCACATTGACGGCCATTCACTGTGTTCAGTAGGGAAGTCAGATTGTTGGTTTTCACAGAGttgcagaaacaaaaaacatttgacaaacaATCCTGATTTATATTCTATCTTAATGTTTACCATGAACACCTTTTTAGATTAGTGTTTGCATGCTAATACGAGCACTCAACACGATGCACAGCTGAGACTAATGTTGTTGACTTTGTAGGTAGACACTTGTGCATTGATCTATTTGCATTATTTCATCCTGAGGTGTAAAGAGACGTCTTTAGCACATATCATGAGGCAATGCTGTCCAGACGTTTCAGCCAAAACCTCAAATTTAGAATCATTAACATGGGAACCAATGTCTGTACAAAGTTGTTGTAGATGTTTTCTGAGTTGCCAGTGCATCTTGTACTTACAGTTATTTTAATCAACCAACAGAATAGCtatgatttgaaataaataaaacc
Protein-coding regions in this window:
- the LOC117761310 gene encoding C-type lectin domain family 4 member M-like isoform X1 — protein: MTNSIAKMTVQYHASTVTNMDIEESKIVSKQFFEDGSSRRNSEFVLRNSSYRVATVCLGLLCVLMLAGIIGQSIHYQKVEKEHQDNVKVMDKEKENLQDSLKSVQEEKQDIEAKRIQLQKDNNVLSQKRDQIETNNNLLSEETNKLKLSQSQLETTNSALNKNIEQLRASKSRLDTNYNVLSAAKDLLQKQYDTVVKRKDELQGSHDSVSRERDNLHNKFNNVTRSKEKLQMSYNDLIKDIEHLQERYNASTGEKDTLANSHQNLTTERDTLQETFNSLKKATDILRDNYATLARETKALESSFNKVTAERELLMVKISNLTAERDYLQGLVDKMNKTMQDKKCINGWQKLECSCYYTSNGKRSWQKSREYCQSKEADLAIITSQNEMNFINGLFGNDKQVWIGLTDEEVEGEWKWVDGTPLTLAFWAAGQPNSYNGTDQDCGEFLHRASGKGEWNDENCNIEQNWICEM
- the LOC117761310 gene encoding C-type lectin domain family 4 member M-like isoform X2; this encodes MTVQYHASTVTNMDIEESKIVSKQFFEDGSSRRNSEFVLRNSSYRVATVCLGLLCVLMLAGIIGQSIHYQKVEKEHQDNVKVMDKEKENLQDSLKSVQEEKQDIEAKRIQLQKDNNVLSQKRDQIETNNNLLSEETNKLKLSQSQLETTNSALNKNIEQLRASKSRLDTNYNVLSAAKDLLQKQYDTVVKRKDELQGSHDSVSRERDNLHNKFNNVTRSKEKLQMSYNDLIKDIEHLQERYNASTGEKDTLANSHQNLTTERDTLQETFNSLKKATDILRDNYATLARETKALESSFNKVTAERELLMVKISNLTAERDYLQGLVDKMNKTMQDKKCINGWQKLECSCYYTSNGKRSWQKSREYCQSKEADLAIITSQNEMNFINGLFGNDKQVWIGLTDEEVEGEWKWVDGTPLTLAFWAAGQPNSYNGTDQDCGEFLHRASGKGEWNDENCNIEQNWICEM